In the genome of Streptomyces sp. P3, the window GCCCAGTCCGCGTTCGGCGAGCACCGGCGGGTGGATGCCGCGGACCAGGTCGCGGAGTTCACAGAGGGCCTCGGCGGACGACCGGCGTGCCTGCGCGAGCAGTTCCTTGGCCTTCTCGGGGTTCTTGTCGACGAGCATCTCGACGGTGCCGAGGTCCATGCCGACCGCCACCAGCCGGGCCTGGGCGCCGTCGTGCAGATCCCGCTCGATGCGCCGCAGCTCGGCGGCGGAGGTGTCCACGGCGTCCCGTCGGGTCTCGGTCAACACCCGGACGCGTTCGGTCAGTTCGGCCTGGCTGGGGGAGAGCATCACCTTGGTGAGGCGGAAGTGGGCCTGGAAGGCGCCCACGGCGTACCGGTGCGCGACGACGAGGACGACGGCGGCCAGCGCGGCCGCGGCGAACGCCGTCGTCTGCCCGCTGACCGGCACGAAGCCGTACCAGTACGGTCCGTACGCGCCGTAGGGTCCGCCCGTCATCGTCCGCCACAGCCCCAGCGGCAGCGCGAACCCCTCCAGCGGATAGAGGACGAGGACGGCGGGCGCCAGCGCGGTGACGAAACCGGCCGTCATGTCGACCGGCAGCCATCGCAGGTCCCGCCAGGTCGCGGGGTCCCGCAGCAGGGCGAAGGTGCGCGTCCACGGGTTCGCGGCCTCGGGCGCCGGCCGGTACGCCGACGCGATGCTCACCCCGCCCCACCGCTCCGAGAGCGTCCGTCGCCGGTCGGCGAAGGCGCGCACGCCCTTCACCACGTACGGCGTGGTGACGAGGCCGACCCCGATCGGTATGAGCGCCATGGACACGAGGGAGAGGCAGAAGCCCAGGATGCTCAGCGGCAGCGACACCACGGCCAGCAGGAGCCCCCGCCCGGCGGCGAGCACCATCCCCCGTGCCCTCGACCCGACGTCGCCGCTCTTCGTGTGGGTGTTCATGCCGTCAGTCTGGCCGAGCCGGGAGCGCGGGTCACTGGCCGAAGCCCCCGGTCAGAGGGTGGTGTCAGGTACACCCGCTGTGTCCGCCGGGCCGCTCGTCGCCGCGAGGACCTTCGCCTCCAGCTCCGGGTCGAGGCCCTTGCGGGTCCGGTCCGGACGCTGGGGCGCGACGCCGCCGATCGACGTCAGCCAGCTCCAGGTGTCGGCGACGGTCTCCTCCACGGGACGGCAGGTCAGTCCCGCCGCCACCGCCCGGGAGACGTCGGCCGCGTGCAGGGCGTCGTGCATGTCGGTGCCCGGCGGCACCCACACGGGCAGCTCGGTCCACGGCTCGATGCCGGCGTCGAGGACGATCTCCGGGGCCGTCCACCGGAGTTCGGCAGCCGAGCCGGTGGCCCGTACGCACGCCCGCAGCAGCTCGCCCATCGTGGCGTGGCCCTGCGGGCTCATCAGGTTGTACGGCCCGCTCAGCTCCTGCTCGACCGCGCCGAGGATCCATTCGGCGAGGTCGCGGACGTCGACGTACTGCAGCGGCAGGTCGTGCGGTCCGGGTGCGAGGACCGGGCCGCCGCGGGCGATCCGGGTCAGCCACCAGGGCAGCCGTCCGACGTTCTCGTGCGGGCCGAGGATCAGTCCGGCCCGTACGAGGACGGAGGCGTCCGCGCCGAAGGCGTCGAGGACCGCCAGCTCGCCGCCGCACTTGTCCTTCGTGTACTCGCTCTGTTCGGCGTCGGGCGCCGCCCCCTGCACGAGGGGAGCGTCCTCGGCGTACCCGGCGGGCGGGGCCCAGGCGTACACCGAACAGCTCGACACGTACACGTACCGCCGGGCGCGGCCCCGCAGCAGCCGTGCCGTCTCGTGCACCGCGCGGGGCGCCGCCGACCACGTGTCGACGACGGCGTCCCAGTCGCCGTCGGCCAGGGCGGCGAGGCCCCCGGGCGCGGTCCGGTCGCCGGTCAGCGACCGGGTGCCGGGAACGGGCGCCTGCCGTCCCCGGTTGAGGACCGTCACCTCCCAGCCGCGTCCGAGGGCCGCCTCGACGACGGCCCGCCCCGCGAACTCCGTTCCACCCAGCACCAGAAGTCTCATGCCGGTGACTGTGCCCGGTGCCCGCCCGGAACGGAACCGCGCTCTGCCGTGGGCAGAGGGAAGGGATCAGCGGGCGGTCGGCGGGGTGTACTTGTAGCCGACGCGGCGCACCGTCTGGATCGACTGGCGGTACCGCGCGCCCAGCTTGCGGCGCAGCCGGGCGATGTGGACGTCGACCGTGCGGCCGTCGCCCACGTGGCCGTAGCCCCACACCGTGGTGACGAGCTGGTCGCGCGTGTGCACCCGCTCGGGGTGGGCGACGAGGTGGGCGAGCAGCTCGAACTCCAGGTAGGTGAGGTCGAGTCGCTGCCCGTCGACCGCGGCGGTGCGCTGTACGGGGTCGACGCGCACCAGCGGTTCGCCGGCCGTGCCGCCGTCGGCGTGGGCCAGGTCCGGCGCGGCCGCCGGCAGGAACGGCGGCTGCCGGTCGGCCGGGACGAGCACCAGGTAGCCGATCATGGCCGGCCGGCCGGGCAGGCTGGGCAGTGTGTGCTGCGGGGCGGGCAGCCAGGTGGCGTCCGGCGGCAGGAGGTCCGCGAGGTCCACCGTCTCGTCCCGGTCGACGGCGCGCAGCCGGTGCCGGGGGGAGCCGCCGGGGGCGGGGGCGAGGGAGGGAGCGGTGGAGAGGGAACGAGTGGTCGCCATGAGAGGTCAGCTCTTTCGCGCGAAGAGTTCGTCGGAAGGGACGTACGTCGTGCGCGCTGGCCGAAGGCCGGGTGTACGGCTTTAGAGGGCCGGCGCGTTCGTCGCGCGGCAACACACCCGGTCGAAGTCGTGGTGCTGACGGGAGGGCCAGAAGGGCTCGAGGTCATGGCGACCCGTCGCGATGTGCTTCTGGAAGGTGGCCATGGGCCCATTGAAGCAGACACCCGCCCGCAACAGGAGGGTCCTCTCACCGCTTGGACGCGTCCCCGGTGTGAAGTCCGCCCCGGCGGGCTCCCCGGGCGGTGCGGGACACGCGAAGGGGCTCCCGCCGAATCGGCGGGAGCCCCTTACGGGAGTTGCGTCGCGGGGATCAGACCTGGCCGGCCTTCTCCAGCGCCGAGCAGCAGGTGTCCACGATCAGACGGGTCACCAGGTACGGGTCGACGTTGGCGTTCGGACGACGGTCCTCGATGTAGCCCTTGCCGTCCTTCTCGACCTGCCACGGGATGCGGACCGACGCGCCGCGGTTGGAGACGCCGTAGGAGTACTCGTTCCACGGGGCGGTCTCGTGCAGGCCCGTCAGACGGTCGTCGATGCCGGCGCCGTAGTTCTTGACGTGGTCCAGCGGCTTGGAGCCCTCGCCGAGCGACTCGCACGCGGTGATGATCGCGTCGTAGCCCTCGCGCATCGCCTTGGTGGAGAAGTTGGTGTGCGCGCCGGCGCCGTTCCAGTCGCCCTTGACCGGCTTGGGGTCGAGGGTGGCGGAGATGCCGAAGTCCTCGGCGGTGCGGTAGAGCAGCCAGCGGGCCACCCACAGGTGGTCGGAGACCTCCAGCGGGGAGACCGGGCCGACCTGGAACTCCCACTGGCCGGGCATGACCTCGGCGTTGATGCCGGAGATCGCGAGGCCGGCGGCGAGACAGTTGTCCAGGTGCGCCTCGACGACCTCACGGCCGAAGATCTCGTCCGCGCCGACGCCGCAGTAGTAACCGCCCTGCGGGGCCGGGAAGCCGCCCTTGGGGAAGCCGAGCGGGTAGCCGTCCTGGAAGAACGTGTACTCCTGCTCGATGCCGAAGATGGGCTCCTGCGCGCCGAACTTCTCGGCGACCTCGACGAGCGCGGCACGGGTGTTGGACTCGTGCGGCGTCATGTCGATGTTCAGGACCTCGCACAGGACGAGGACGTCGTCGCCGCCGCGGATCGGGTCGGGGCAGGTGAAGACCGGCTTGAGGACACGGTCCGAGGAGTGGCCCTCGGCCTGGTTCGTGGAGGACCCGTCGAAGCCCCAGATCCCCAGCGCGTCGAGACCGGCGGGCTCGCCCGCGATGATCTTCGTCTTGGAACGGAGCTTCGCCGTCGGCTGGGTGCCGTCGATCCAGATGTACTCAGCCTTGAAGGTCACGGGCCACTTCCTTCGGGGGTGTGTCTGACGCACTTTGCGGGTGCTGCGGCGCTGCGGCACTGGGGCGCCGCCTGTTTGCCCGGAAGCTTGTCAACAGGCGATTTCCCGGTCATTGCTCGAATGTGAACCCCGTGTTACCTGGTGGTTCTGTGGCGCGGCTCACGCCGTGAGGCGCCGGCCCGGCCCGCCGTCGCCCCGGGCGGGAGCGGCCGTCCCGGCCGGGCGGCGTCTCGTATGCGACGGGCGTGGAGGGTGCCGGCGAGGGCATCCGGACAGACTCGTGAACGGCGCCGTGTGCGGCGGTACTTCACGATGGACGGACCCCGTGGGCGGCGGTGTCTCCTGAGCGGGGAGACTTCGTCAACTGCGGTGTGACCTGAGCGGGGGGACTTCGATGAGCGGGTACGACGACGGTGCGTTTCAGGCGGCCTACGACAAGGTGACGGCCAAGTGGCCGGCCGACCTCGAGGCCGTCCGGGTCCCCACCCCGTTCGGCACGGCGTACGTCAACGTCTGCGGCCCGCGCGACGCGCCCCCACTGCTGCTCCTGCCCGGCGGCGGGGGCGCGACCTCCGCCTCCTGGTTCGCCCAGGCGGCCGAACTCGCGCGGGTGCGGCGGGTTTACGCCGTCGACCTGCCGGGCGCGGCGGGGCGGACCGAGGCGAGCGGGGTGCGGAGTGCCGCCGATCTCGACGACTGGCTGGACGCGGTGCTGGCGGGCCTGGGAATCGAGCGGGCCGACGTCGGCGGCCACTCCTACGGCGGGTGGATCGCCCTCCGCCTGGCACTGCGCGCCCCCGCGCGGGTACGCCGCCTGTTCCTCCTCGACCCGACCCAGTGCTTCGCCGGGTACGAGGCGGCGTACCTGTTGCGCGCCCTGCCGATGCTCGTGCGGCCCACCCCGCGCCGGGTGCGCGCCTTCCTGCGGTGGGAGACCGGGGGAGCGGCGCTGGACCCGGACTGGCTGCGGCTCCAGGAGGCGGCCGCCGGTTTCCCGGCCGGGCGGCCGGCGACCGGCCCCCGTCCCTCGCCCGAGGCGCTGCGGGGGCTGCGCGCGCCGGTCCTGCTGCTCGTGGCCGCGAACAGCAGGACCCATGACGCGCACACCCTGGTGGCCCGGGCGGGCGAGACGGTGCGCGAACTCGGGACGATCGTCCTGCCGGACGTCTCCCATCACGCGCTGCCGCCTGCCGCGCCCTTTGGAACGGGCCGCCGTCTCACGGGGTTCCTCGACGGCTGAGCCTCACCCCACCTTCTCGATCACGGCCCGGCGGATCAGGAACTTGCCGGGTTCGCGGACGAGTTCGAACGCCGCGTTGTTGAGCAGGGCGCAACTCCCGGAGACCGAGGTCACCTCGACGGTGGTGGACTTGTTGTTGTCCAGGTTGGTGACCTTCAGCTTGGTGCCCGCCGGGAACTGGTTGCTGGACGCGGCCGGGGCGCCGCCCTCCCCGGAGAGGGTGACCGTGGAGCCGTTGCAGACCTGCTGCCCGGAGGCGGCGCCGTTTCCCGCGGCGCCGTCGTTGTGGGCGTTGCCCGCGGGTGCGGAGGCCGCCTGCGAGGGCTGGGCCGCCGGGGCTCCTCCGGCCTGGGCGCCGCCGGTCTGGATGCCGCCCGTCTGGGAGTCCTGAGCCGACTCCCCGACGGCGCACCCGGACGCCTTCTGCTGCACCTTGATCTGCGTGATGACGGCCTCGCGGTTGGCGATGCGAGCCTGGGACTGGGCGTCCGGGGCGGCCCGCTGGCCGTCGATGAACTTCTGGTTGTTGCCGAGAGCGGTGGCGAGGCCCTGGCACACCGACGAGTTCGCGGCGGACAACGGCGTCGCGTTCTGCGGGGTCTGGGCGGCGTTCGAGGTGTTCGCCATGGCGAAGGCGCCGCCGCCCGCGACCGCCGCCGCGCTGACGAGCAGCGCGATCTTCTTCTTCGTGCCGACTGTTCTCCTGCGCGACATGCGCGCCTCCTGAGAGGTAGGGGAGCGTACGCCGCTATGTACGAGATACCGAACGAGGTTGCTCAGCGGTCCCAGGAGTCAGTCCGAGTGGCGTGCGTCACACGTTGCCGCCGCTACCGGGACAGCGCGTCCCGGACGGCCTCGTCGGTGCGGGCCACCAGGGCGGTCCCGTCGTCGGCGGTGATGATCGGACGCTGGATGAGCTTGGGGTGCGCGGCGAGGGCCGCGATCCAGCGCCCGCGGCTGTCCGCGTCCCGCGCCCAGTCCTTCAGCCCGAGCTCCTTGGCCGCGGCCTCCTGGGTACGGGTGATGTCCCACGGCTCCAGGCCGAGACGGTCGAGCACCGCCCTGATCTCGTCCTCGGCAGGGACGTCCTCGAGGTAGCGGCGGACGGTGTAGTCGGCGCCCTCGGCGTCGAGCAGCGTGAGGGCGCTGCGGCACTTGGAACAGGCGGGATTGATCCAGATTTCCATGCCGGCCACGGTAGCCCGGAATCCGTCGGTGCATGCGAGTGGCCGGCGTCGTCGCGAAGCCGTTGGTCCGGTCCGCCCGCCACCAGATCTGTTCGATTTTATTGCCGCCTCGCCAGCCTCACCCGAACCTGCCGTGACAGGGCTCTTAAACCCTTATCCACCTGGACTTTTGACGGTCCGTTCGGGCCTGCGCGATGTCAGTCCCAGGCGGTAAACTGTAAGCAGTGTTCGAGGGTTCGCCGGAGATTCCGGACCGGGCCCTGACCGCGACAGGAGGATGCCTGTGCCCGCTGCCGCACTGAAGCCGAAGCCGCTGCCGACCCAGTCCACCGCGAAGCGTGCCGTCCAGCTCGACCTGCCCTACGGGCCGGTGCTGAAGCGGGCGTTGCCGCCCGGGCGGCCGCGCGAGTGGTACGTCATGCACAACCGTCGCCTCAAGGCCATGCGCCTCGCCATCGCCCTGCTCGACCTGGGCGTGTATATGCCGAACCAGGCCCGTAACGAGCGGATCCGCAGCACGGCGGAGCTGATCGGACTGCATCCGCCGTCGGACACGACCTGCCACATGGTCCGGGCGTTGCTGCGGTACAGCCGGTGAGGAGGGCGCCGGGCGCCGTCACGAAGGACGACGCCCGGCGCTGCCGCGTCGGTACGCCGGCCGTGCGCGTCGATCGGTGTGCGTCGACCGGTGTCCGCCCGCCCATGTTGCGTCGGCCGGTGGGCCGGCCGTGCGCGTCGGCCGGTGGGCGAGACCCGGACCGGCCTCGGGGTGAGACCCCTGGCGGACCGGCGCGAGGCCGGTGCGCCGGTCAGCTCACCAACTCCTTCTCCACCGGCGTCCGGAACCTCGGCGTCACCCGGGTCGGACCCAGCCACGATCCCAGCGCCGCCGCCCGCGAGGCGATCGCCGCCTCGGCCTCGCTCCCCACGCCGCGCGCGTCCAGGATCCGCCACACGATCTCCCCGTCGGCCCGTTGCGCCCACGCGCCGACCACCCGGCCGTTCCACCAGACGGTCGGCCCCACGTTCCCGCTGTAGTCGAACAGGGCCGGGCGCAGCTCCGGGGCGAGATACCAGTCCCGGCCCTGCCAGCCCATCGCGGTCGGATCGAGGCCGGGCAGCAGGGCCGCCCACGGTTCAGCCGGCCCGGGAACGGGCTCCACGTCGTCGCCGAGGACGTACCCCGTGCCCTCGTCCAGCGTGACCGCGTGCGCGCCGATCGCCGCCAGGGCACGGCGCACCTCCGTCACCCGCCAGCCCGTCCACCACTTCAGGTCGGCCTCCGTGGCCGGGCCGCACGCGGCGAGCCAGTGCCGCAGCAGCTCCGACTGGGCCCCGGCCACGGGCAGTTCGGGATGCCGGGGAGCGAGGGCCCAGCGGAACTGGTTCGACGTCCACGAACCCAGCGGACGCCCCCTGACCACCTTCCCCTCCACCCCCAGCACCTTCAACAGCCGTGTCCCGACGCTGTGCAGGCCCTCATAGGGCTTGCCCGCCGCGTACACGAACCGCTCCCGCAGGCGCGGTTCCTCGGCCGCCAGCTCCGCCGACGTGGCCTGCCCGAGTCGGGCCAGGGCGGCCAGCGCCGACTCCTCGACCTCCTTCAGCCAGGCCGCGTCGGGGGCACCGGCCTTCGCCATGTCCTTCAGCAGCGTGGCCCGCTCCCGCGCGGCGACCGTGATGCCGGTCGAGGCGTGCACCAGCCCCGTCGATCCCGTGGGGAACACGAAGACCGTGTGCCGCATGCCGTGCATGCGCACGAGAGTGCGGTCGGCGTACAGCGCGCGGTCGGTCTGCGTCACCGTCTCCGCCGGGTCGGTCAGCCGGGAGCCCACCGCCAGGTACACCGTCGCGGGGTCCGAACCGTGCAGGGCGACCAGCGCGTCGGCCACCGCCTCCGGCGTGGTGACCCTTGTCCCTGGGGCCAGCCGGTGCCGCAGGGCCAGCCTGGCCCGCCGCTCCGCCACGTCGATGTGCCGCAGCCCGTCGCCCATCCTGGCCTCCGTCCCCCGTGCCCCACCGTCCCGGGGCCTCGTCGCGTCCGCACCGTCCCTGCCCGCATCCTCCCCGACACCACTGACAACCGGTCCCCACCACCGACAACCGGTCCACCACCGCTGACAACCGGCCGCCACCGCTGACAACCGGCCGCCACCACTGAGAACCGGCCGCCGTACCCACGCCATCCGGCCGGGTGTGAACGCCCGGGACCGGAAACGCTCATGGCCGTCTCACGCACGCGAAAAAGGAGATGCACGGTGAGTGACGGATTTCGTATTCTGGGGACGCCACCCCGTCCCCACCGACACACTCAGTCACCATCCCGCCCAGGAAGGAGGCACGCCATGGGCACCGTCGTCCTCTCCGGGACCGTCGTCCTGGTGGTCCTGGGATTCGGCCACCCGCTCTACTGGCTCGTCGCCGTCGCCGTGCTCTTCCTGTACGTGCGGTACGGGCTCGGAGCGGCCGCGCCGACCTCGTCGTCCGCGCCCGGTCCGGCCCCGGCAGCCGCGCCCACCTCGTACAAGGCGTACCGCGAGCGCCGCGACCTGCAGGCCAAGTGGGAGCGCCGCTACCGCCGCGAGCGCCCGCTGCGGCACCGCCGTGGCGAGGGCGGCAAGTAGGGCCGAGGGTGGCAAGGAGGGCCGAGGGCAGGGGCCGTCGGCCGGTCACTACAGGCCGGGGGCTCCCCACACCGGGAACCAGCGGCTCAGGTCCTGCTCGATCCGCAGGTCGTTCGCCAGGGCTGCCTTCACCTGCAACTCCAGTGCGTTGTCGCGCCGCTGCCCCGTGCCGGGCAGCGGCGCGAACGGGTAGTAGGCGCCCCTCTTGTACAGGTACACCAGCGCCAGCCGCTGCCCGGCCGCCGGTCCAGTCCCCGCCGCCGCCTCTGCCGCCCTCTCGAACCCGGCGAGGGAGCAGAGCAGTTGAGGCCCGAAGCCATTGACCTCCATCGCGCTGTTCACCGCGTGCAGATCGTTGACCAGCAGCGCCAGCTGGTCGGGGGTGCGCTCGGAGACCAGCCAGGAGTAGCCGTAGTCGTCCCGCAGGAGCCGTACCGGAGGGCCGGTGCGCTCGGTGTCGGCGTCGAGGAGTGCCTGCACCTCGCGATGCGTCTGCTCGAAGGCCGAGCCCTCGACGGTCGCGAAACACACGGCGCCCTGCCCGGTCGGGGTGAACCCGGCCGCCGCCTCCAGCGTCACCGCCGCCGACGGCAGCGCGAACAGCTGGTCGAGGTCGGGCGCGACCGGCTTCGTCCGGCCGAGCAGGATGTCCAGCAACCCCATGCCCCTCAGCCCGCCTTTCCGGGCGTGGCCGCCTCGCCCAGCTCCGCGGAGATCCGGCCCAGCTGCTCGAGCCGCTGCTCCAGGCTCGGGTGGGTGGAGAACAGTCGCGCCGCACCGGGCTCGGCGCCCAGCGCCGGGGTGAAGTAGAAGGCGTTGAACGCCTGGGCCGTGCGCAGGTCCTTCGTCGGGATCCGGGCGATGTCGCCGGAGACCTTAGTCAGGGCGGAGGCGAGCGCCGAGGGACGTCCGGTCAGATGCGCCGCGGCCCGGTCCGCCGCCAGTTCCCGGTACCGCGACAGAGCCCGGATCATGAGGAAGCTGAGCGCGTACACGGCCGCCGAGACACCCATCACCGCGGCGAAGACGGCGGCGGTGTTCTGGTCCCTGCGCCCGCCGCCGAACACCTGCGAGTAGAACGCGAACCGCACGATCAGCCCGGCGATCACACCGAGGAACGACGCGACGGTGATCACGGCGACGTCCTTGTGCGCCACATGGGACAGCTCGTGCGCGAGGACGCCCTCCAGCTCGGCCGGCTCCAGCCGCCGCAGCAGGCCCGTCGTCACGCACACCACCGCGTGGTCGGGACTGCGTCCCGTCGCGAACGCGTTCGGCATGCCCAGCTCGGAGACGGCGACCACCGGTTTGGGCAGATCGGCGATCGCGCACAGCCGGTCGACCACGGCGTGCAGCTCGGGATACTCCTCCCGCTCCACGACCCGCCCGCGCATCGCGAACAGGGCGACCCGGTCGGAGAACCAGTACTGCGCGCCGAGCATCCCCGCCGCCACGACCACGACCAGCACCCAGGACTTCAGCAACACGATCAACGCGGCCACGAACGCCACGTACAACAGTCCGAGCAGGAACAACGTGACCGTCATCCGCACGGTCAGCCGCCGATCGCTCCGGAAACGACTCCGCATCTGCATCACCCCGCAGTCAGGCACCCGTCCCACTGCCAGTGTGCACCGCTCCACCCCCATGAACGGTCCCGTAACGGCCCCAGGCGGAGCAAAACATCTCCGGGTACGGCCGGTGCCACCGCCCGGTCCCACGGGTCGGGTCCGCCGTGCCCCGGGCAGCCGTCTCAGAGCTCCGCAACCTGCGCGGCCCGCTCGCGCAGCGCGACGTCCGGATCGTCGCGCAGAGCGAGCAGGGCGCCGCGCCGCAGGTCCCCGTCCCGCAGGACGAGCAGCCGGAACGCGGCCCACCGCACATGGGCGGGCCACCCGGCGCCGAGCCGCTCGGTCAGCCAGGGCGCCGGGACCGCCTCCGCCGAGGGGAGCACCGCCGCGACGACCTCGCGCACCACGCCCGGCGCGGGATCGTCGAGCAGCGGCCACAGCCGTTGCACGTCGTCGGCGTCCAGCATCCGCAGCCCGGCCACCGCCCGGGACCGTACGCGCGCGTCCCGATGCCGGACCAGCGGCCACAGCACGTCCGCGTCGGCGCGGTCGCCGCACTCCGCCAGCCCGAGGACCGCCCCGGGCGCGAGGACCGTCGGCGCCGCGCACCACTCGCGGTACCAGGCGGCCGGGTCACCGCCGTGCTGCCGTACGACATAGCGCGCGCACGCCCGCACGACGGCCGCGCGGTCGGCGAGGAATCCCACTGCCCTCTCCGGCAGCCCCGCCCGGCGCAGCGCGGTCACCCCCGCCGCGCGCACGGCCGGCCCCCGAGCGGTCAACAGTGGTTCGAGGACGTCCTCGTGGTCCCCGCCGCCAGCCGCGAGGCAGGCCAGAGCGGCGTCCGCGCACAGGCGCTGGACCACGTTGTCGGGGTCACGGTGCGCGGTCCGGGCGAGTTCGGCGGGGGAGAGGAGCTTCCCCTCGACCGCCAGCCGGTGGGCGAACCGGCGTACGGAGATGTCGGGGTGGGACCGGAGGCCGGTGAGCGTGCCGCGCGGCCCGGCGCGC includes:
- a CDS encoding sensor histidine kinase — its product is MNTHTKSGDVGSRARGMVLAAGRGLLLAVVSLPLSILGFCLSLVSMALIPIGVGLVTTPYVVKGVRAFADRRRTLSERWGGVSIASAYRPAPEAANPWTRTFALLRDPATWRDLRWLPVDMTAGFVTALAPAVLVLYPLEGFALPLGLWRTMTGGPYGAYGPYWYGFVPVSGQTTAFAAAALAAVVLVVAHRYAVGAFQAHFRLTKVMLSPSQAELTERVRVLTETRRDAVDTSAAELRRIERDLHDGAQARLVAVGMDLGTVEMLVDKNPEKAKELLAQARRSSAEALCELRDLVRGIHPPVLAERGLGDAVRALALRLPVATEVDVELAGRAEAPVESAAYFAVSEALTNAVKHSGADRIWVDLRHSEGCLRISVTDNGKGGAAIGAGTGLAGLERRLGTFDGVLAVSSPAGGPTMVTMEIPCVLS
- the glnII gene encoding glutamine synthetase, with the protein product MTFKAEYIWIDGTQPTAKLRSKTKIIAGEPAGLDALGIWGFDGSSTNQAEGHSSDRVLKPVFTCPDPIRGGDDVLVLCEVLNIDMTPHESNTRAALVEVAEKFGAQEPIFGIEQEYTFFQDGYPLGFPKGGFPAPQGGYYCGVGADEIFGREVVEAHLDNCLAAGLAISGINAEVMPGQWEFQVGPVSPLEVSDHLWVARWLLYRTAEDFGISATLDPKPVKGDWNGAGAHTNFSTKAMREGYDAIITACESLGEGSKPLDHVKNYGAGIDDRLTGLHETAPWNEYSYGVSNRGASVRIPWQVEKDGKGYIEDRRPNANVDPYLVTRLIVDTCCSALEKAGQV
- the htpX gene encoding zinc metalloprotease HtpX, producing MRSRFRSDRRLTVRMTVTLFLLGLLYVAFVAALIVLLKSWVLVVVVAAGMLGAQYWFSDRVALFAMRGRVVEREEYPELHAVVDRLCAIADLPKPVVAVSELGMPNAFATGRSPDHAVVCVTTGLLRRLEPAELEGVLAHELSHVAHKDVAVITVASFLGVIAGLIVRFAFYSQVFGGGRRDQNTAAVFAAVMGVSAAVYALSFLMIRALSRYRELAADRAAAHLTGRPSALASALTKVSGDIARIPTKDLRTAQAFNAFYFTPALGAEPGAARLFSTHPSLEQRLEQLGRISAELGEAATPGKAG
- a CDS encoding arsenate reductase family protein, yielding MEIWINPACSKCRSALTLLDAEGADYTVRRYLEDVPAEDEIRAVLDRLGLEPWDITRTQEAAAKELGLKDWARDADSRGRWIAALAAHPKLIQRPIITADDGTALVARTDEAVRDALSR
- a CDS encoding winged helix DNA-binding domain-containing protein; this translates as MGDGLRHIDVAERRARLALRHRLAPGTRVTTPEAVADALVALHGSDPATVYLAVGSRLTDPAETVTQTDRALYADRTLVRMHGMRHTVFVFPTGSTGLVHASTGITVAARERATLLKDMAKAGAPDAAWLKEVEESALAALARLGQATSAELAAEEPRLRERFVYAAGKPYEGLHSVGTRLLKVLGVEGKVVRGRPLGSWTSNQFRWALAPRHPELPVAGAQSELLRHWLAACGPATEADLKWWTGWRVTEVRRALAAIGAHAVTLDEGTGYVLGDDVEPVPGPAEPWAALLPGLDPTAMGWQGRDWYLAPELRPALFDYSGNVGPTVWWNGRVVGAWAQRADGEIVWRILDARGVGSEAEAAIASRAAALGSWLGPTRVTPRFRTPVEKELVS
- a CDS encoding alpha/beta fold hydrolase, yielding MSGYDDGAFQAAYDKVTAKWPADLEAVRVPTPFGTAYVNVCGPRDAPPLLLLPGGGGATSASWFAQAAELARVRRVYAVDLPGAAGRTEASGVRSAADLDDWLDAVLAGLGIERADVGGHSYGGWIALRLALRAPARVRRLFLLDPTQCFAGYEAAYLLRALPMLVRPTPRRVRAFLRWETGGAALDPDWLRLQEAAAGFPAGRPATGPRPSPEALRGLRAPVLLLVAANSRTHDAHTLVARAGETVRELGTIVLPDVSHHALPPAAPFGTGRRLTGFLDG
- a CDS encoding NAD-dependent epimerase/dehydratase family protein, encoding MRLLVLGGTEFAGRAVVEAALGRGWEVTVLNRGRQAPVPGTRSLTGDRTAPGGLAALADGDWDAVVDTWSAAPRAVHETARLLRGRARRYVYVSSCSVYAWAPPAGYAEDAPLVQGAAPDAEQSEYTKDKCGGELAVLDAFGADASVLVRAGLILGPHENVGRLPWWLTRIARGGPVLAPGPHDLPLQYVDVRDLAEWILGAVEQELSGPYNLMSPQGHATMGELLRACVRATGSAAELRWTAPEIVLDAGIEPWTELPVWVPPGTDMHDALHAADVSRAVAAGLTCRPVEETVADTWSWLTSIGGVAPQRPDRTRKGLDPELEAKVLAATSGPADTAGVPDTTL
- a CDS encoding winged helix-turn-helix domain-containing protein, translated to MATTRSLSTAPSLAPAPGGSPRHRLRAVDRDETVDLADLLPPDATWLPAPQHTLPSLPGRPAMIGYLVLVPADRQPPFLPAAAPDLAHADGGTAGEPLVRVDPVQRTAAVDGQRLDLTYLEFELLAHLVAHPERVHTRDQLVTTVWGYGHVGDGRTVDVHIARLRRKLGARYRQSIQTVRRVGYKYTPPTAR
- a CDS encoding HEAT repeat domain-containing protein — protein: MSQDIRGGTAAAALLTAGTPVRDAVAVADPRAWLALDEGARRPDWRTPDGLTYGERVVTPRTDLSPLDEPRLALALCHRDGRTREAALRPAARHAVLLPLVVVRCADWAAPVRERAREVLRERLDAAGALTLAPLILLLARRERGRFAADLLTELLRAGPRGTLTGLRSHPDISVRRFAHRLAVEGKLLSPAELARTAHRDPDNVVQRLCADAALACLAAGGGDHEDVLEPLLTARGPAVRAAGVTALRRAGLPERAVGFLADRAAVVRACARYVVRQHGGDPAAWYREWCAAPTVLAPGAVLGLAECGDRADADVLWPLVRHRDARVRSRAVAGLRMLDADDVQRLWPLLDDPAPGVVREVVAAVLPSAEAVPAPWLTERLGAGWPAHVRWAAFRLLVLRDGDLRRGALLALRDDPDVALRERAAQVAEL